From a region of the Narcine bancroftii isolate sNarBan1 chromosome 5, sNarBan1.hap1, whole genome shotgun sequence genome:
- the LOC138764692 gene encoding zinc finger protein 239-like yields MLCMQEGVLSILTPQRQRDHTREKRFTCSLCGKGFSQSSHLLEHWRIHTGERPYTCSLCRKGFSQSSGLRAHERVHTGERPFTCSLCGKGFSQSSALLRHQRVHTRERPFTCSLCGRGFSQSSALLRHQRVHAREKPLSCSKCGKEFAHSSSLFCHQRIHTRERPFTCSLCGKRFFWQSGLRVHQLVHTGERPFTCSLCGKGFSQSSVLLRHQQVHTGEKLFSRRKCRKGFADSSTLQGHL; encoded by the coding sequence ATGCTGTGCATGCAGGAAGGAGTTCTCTCGATCCTAACACCTCAACGCCAGAGAGATCACACCAGGGAGAAACGGTTCacttgctccctgtgtgggaaggggttctctcaatcCTCGCACCTGCTAGAACACTGGagaattcacactggggagagaccatACACTTGTTCCCTGTgcaggaaggggttctctcagtccTCAGGCCTGCGGGCTCATGAGCGAGTTCACACTGGAGAGagaccgttcacctgctccctgtgcgggaagggATTCTCTCAGTCCTCTGCCTTGCTGaggcaccagcgggttcacaccagggagagaccattcacctgctccctgtgtgggaggGGGTTCTCTCAGTCCTCTGCCCTACTGAGGCACCAGCGGGTTCACGCCAGGGAGAAACCACTCTCTTGTAGCAAGTGCGGGAAGGAATTTGCCCATTCCTCTTCTCTGTTTTGCCACCAGAGAATTCACACCAGGGagagaccattcacctgctccctgtgcgggaagAGGTTCTTTTGGCAGTCCGGCCTGCGGGTACACCAGCTGGTTCACACCGGAGagagaccattcacctgctccctgtgcgggaagggTTTCTCTCAGTCATCTGTCCTGCTGAGGCACCAGCAGGTTCATACGGGGGAGAAACTGTTCTCTCGCAGAAAGTGCAGAAAAGGATTTGCCGATTCCTCCACTCTGCAGGGCCACCTGTAA